In Solanum lycopersicum chromosome 5, SLM_r2.1, the following are encoded in one genomic region:
- the LOC101266223 gene encoding chalcone isomerase-like protein 2 — MVKNEVMVDEIPFPSQFMVNNKPLPLMGHGITDIEIHFLQIKFTAIGVYLDPEIVTHLQQWKGKTGAELTENDEFFEAIVNAPVDKFLRVVVIKEIKGSQYGVQLESAIRDRLAEVDKYEEEEEEALEKIVEFFQSKYFKKDSVITYYFPGASGSAKISFAIEGKEDLEIEVENANVVEMMKKWYLGGTRGVSPTTISSLANNICVELSK, encoded by the exons A tGGTAAAGAATGAAGTGATGGTGGATGAAATTCCTTTTCCTTCACAATTCATGGTGAATAATAAGCCTTTACCTTTGATGGGccatg GAATAACAGATATAGAGATACATTTTCTCCAAATTAAATTCACAGCAATTGGAGTTTACTTGGATCCAGAAATTGTGACTCATTTGCAACAATGGAAGGGCAAAACAGGGGCAGAACTAACTGAAAATGATGAATTCTTTGAGGCTATTGTGAATG CTCCAGTTGACAAGTTTTTGAGAGTAGTAGTGATTAAAGAGATCAAAGGTTCACAGTATGGTGTGCAGCTAGAGAGTGCTATACGCGATCGCTTAGCAGAAGTCGATAAgtatgaagaagaagaggaagaagcaCTCGAAAAAATCGTTGAATTTTTCCAGTCTAAGTATTTCAAGAAAGATTCAGtaataacatattattttcCAGGTGCTTCTGGGAGTGCAAAG ATATCGTTCGCGATAGAAGGTAAGGAAGACTTGGAAATTGAAGTGGAAAATGCAAATGTTGTAGAGATGATGAAGAAATGGTACTTAGGTGGAACAAGGGGAGTGTCACCTACAACTATTTCTTCTTTGGCTAACAACATTTGTGTTGAATTGTCTAAATAA